The Pieris napi chromosome 11, ilPieNapi1.2, whole genome shotgun sequence DNA segment GAATGTAGGTATGCTGCGAAGAATGCCTACTGTCGCCATGATTACGAGCATCCACACTGATTATCTTCCTTCCTGTTGCTTTGTGAATAGCTTTACTCATACTGTTCCAGTTATTTTTTGAACCTAACAGTCCATGTAAGATGACTAGAGGCGGTCGTTTCGACGTATCGGTATCGGTGCTCTCGTATGAGGAGTAGGCCAATTCTACAGATTCTGCATTGCTAGAATCAGATTTTAAGCACCTAGGGGACGTGTAAAATGTGTTGGAAcatattcgaaataaattttgaagccgaaacttattaaataacatttttgttttgaatacCTAGAAATTTTGAAGGTTACTAAGTTTAGACTTTAGTGACGTTTTTAAATGACATTAAGTAATAAGTTATCTCATATGtcactatttttgttttcacttcaaaaatctgaTTCAATcatgtcttattttaaataatatttatctgtTAAAATCCGGAAAAAtcgcaaatatattatataacataaagccTTAAAATGTGCCGTGCACATTGTCATTTGTGTCATTGCAGTGAGTCGTGTTTATTGCAAATTTTTATTCGCAGGCGGCTTAGTATCAAGATATGGACAACtatgaaatattgtttttattaatctagTATACACATACTGTATGTGTCTTGTAATCTTCATAAGCAAATTGGAGAGTACACACTACACATCACTGCgtctgttttaattatatttaatttaaggtGTAGGTTTAATCAGTATGTTCTTGAGAATCCTGGAAATCGAACTCGAACCTGGTTTCGGCTCTGTTAAGTCAAGGTTACTGTTATACAcccatatatatttttgatgaattcattttgatatatacctatataatttttgatgaATTCTTTAAAACCGATGTACATGGCCAAACAATAAGTAGCGGTCGGCAATAaagataagaatattttattacttgttGTTTTACTATTGTAAAAACCTAATAACGATTGAGATCTttctttttacattaaatatcaCTTTCTGATTTAACTGATAAATcgacaagttttttttttgcaaaagagtTTAGATAGTATTGCAAATATAACTGCTGTATTTGCAagtctataaaaataactaaaaagaggaaaaaattattttatgtaagaaATTTAGTCacaattttcaaaaaagtACTTGGATCTTCAGCGTGTACGTTATGTCCCACCCCTTTCACATACTCCAGTTCGGCTTtcggaaaatatttctttatccCATTTAAATCTTCTGGTCTGAAATAAGTTCAAAGTAGGTACATACCCTTCATTAATATTTCTGTTTCTTTATTTTGGAAAGAATTTGGCTGCATCTTTGAAAATCTCTCATGTTTAAATTCATTGGAGTAGTAcgaatgtaatttttttccatcTGAATTTTCGTTTTTATTCATACGTGCCCCGTATGAGTACGCTAAAGGTACAAAGTGATAGTtgacattttatatttctataataaggggcatatttgtatatttgaaataaataattgtagatGCGTGTGCGTTGTGTATATTGATCTAAAAGCttattcttataatataaaatatatgttactcacgtaaataaaacaatctttattattattattatgaaaaaattcACTCCCTCATCTCGACAATATTACATGATTCATAGTTTTTTACctatactataaaattaacGTAGAAGTACAATTTTCACTTACGGAATATAATTAGATTTATCTCCACCgatgaataaagttttaccAGAATACTGTTTCCCATTGAGATTGCTCGGAAATGTTGCTATATcagtaaaatgttttataagtgTGTCCAAGTTACATATCCAGCCATACGATCCACCTTTAACGGGACCAATATTCATGAGAATAAATCCACTAGATTCTGGTTTGACAACACCCGTCGATGCGAGGTGATCTCTCGCTATACTCCTCGCCTTGCTGACATGGTCGGCTCCTTCGAAATTCGTACTTCTCATCGCCTTTATTAATTTGGGAAAGAAATCGTTCAGTATACCAGCGGTTGACACAGGAGATATGTCGACAACTATTAAACTTTCTATTTTTGAGGGCTGAAATTTCAAATACGTAAATAAACTTTgctgtatatatattacattatgtcACCACGTTCTTCATGCGATGTTTCTGCGTTATATAATTAGGTTAGGTTCAATCTGTGTCTACGATTGGTGGTTATTATGCTAACTACCGATAATGAGCTTCCGATATTCAAATCCTGGGTGGGCCAAAAGTACCAGTAAATACCAAATTCCATGGAAATTTTCTAACATTAGAAAAGTAgaagttaaaaataacaataataattataaataaaataagttacaaatcattatagtatttttcccatttataattactaatttGAAAGAATTACGGGTTAAGTATacgaaaattatataatgtttacATTCTGAATATATGTGTGAGTAAGaggttttaaatatactactgcttttattagtaattttgCTTACAACGGATGAGAATACCAACCGagaatagaataataatatttaaaaattaatgtacgGGAATATATCTTTAACTTCTTTGGCCAATGTCATTTGAGGCTCTTTTTAAGTCATAAACGTGACAAAGAGCTAATTTAAACTATCGGAATCAAAGAGATTCCGTTCGCTTATAACTCGGCAACGGTTACGGTACGTCCTAAATGCtaacaaattttttatttcacatttaattaatgtatgacTAATAATTAGGTATTCATTGTCTTATCAATCAAAGCTACCAAAAGAGGAAGTTACCTCTTGACCttaattttaactataacAGATGTCAAAAGAGTAAAAGTTCACGGATTGGAGTTGTTACCTCGGTCAAGGCTAAAACCATACCAGTTCTTCCGCCCATGCTATGACCGATGATGTGCGAAGTTTTCAGCGATAATTTACTTATAAGTTGGGATATATCCGACGCTAGTTCGTGATACGTATGCGAGGAAGTATGTGGACTCTCTCCGTGATTCCTTACATCAACCGTAATAACAGTTTTACTTGTATTTTCATTGATCTTTTTAGAAACACTTTCCCAATTCTTTTTCATTCCTAACAATCCATGAATAACGATTACCGGTGCGTTATTGTAATTTTCGTTTCCGTGAACTTTATACACCAGGTCAACGGCAGTTCTTGAATGAACATAATTGTAAAATGAATGTTTATAGGGCAAAAtggttataattttagttaaatatgaCATTCCATGTCGATTTTTGCGACAGAAAACATttgaaactttaaaatatcataatcCCTGTTGAACTACGTCACGTTGCGGCAGATAGATTTAAACTTGTCTGTTAGAGGAAACATTAAGGTCTGTGGTATTTTCAAATACCAAATATCTGTATTTCTTGTTGTAGTTGtacgattaaaaatagtgaaACCATAGACTATCAAAAACAGATTAGCGACATTCCAATGAATTTTTCGAACCAGGAACTCTCAACCATGGCTTGCGAAATAACTTGATCTCACACTTCAATATGAGGTAATAAGGTAatcaatttattcaaaatcaaTATACATATCAACTGATAGTTAAAAGTGTTATTAGTCATGCGTTTTGAGAAAAGCTATAGCCACTTCTAAAAAACTCTTCGGATCGTCGGCATAGAGACTGTGTCCCGTATGAGGGATGTAGGTTATCACTGCTCGGGGAAACATATCTCGTATAGCTGTCAAGTCGTCTGGTCTGTAAAAGTACAACAGTGgttttttaaactacataGTAACGCTCTTTATCGATAGCAATGAATAGTTACCGACATATACTTCgaaaaattctttataaacattatGAGTTCATAGCAAATAAAAGTATCTATATTCTATACCTATACGTTGATTACGATAAAATACGTTATTGTACTCTCGGCAATTGCTCTTCATGAATATATTATCTACACCCACGGTGCCTTCGGGCCCTTGCTAGTATACAATTgtagtataataaattttaaaattacaataatttgttatattagattaacaatcccaattattttgaagttgatcTTGTTAAGTAAGTTTATCTGtccgtattttattagattttacaaGCTACTTAATATATGATATTGTTAAGATGATTCTAGTGACGTATGCAGTGTTGGATtagtaggttcgattcccagctATGCGCTAaaggactttctgtctatgtgtgcGTTTaatactcgctcgtacggtgaaggaaaacatcgtgagaaaaccgagctttagacccaaatagCCTATTTGCCTTTTAGAAATACAAATGATCGGGACACAtacacagaaatctgaggcccagacctagaaggttgtagcgcttTGGTTTTTTTGTGACGTATGTTGCTACATATGAATAATGATAATGAACAGTAGTTAGCAGACATTCTTTTAAACAGTAGGTAAACATAAAAGAggttatactaaaaaaaacataaatactaACGGTAAATAATCAGACAACTGGCCGCCAATAAATAACGTAGGCCCGTAGTATTTCTTGTCTTTTAATCGCGGAAATGTTAGAATATGTTTATACTCCTTAATCAATACATCCAGGTTACATGACCAGCCGATGAAACCAGTGGACTTCATTGTTACATTAGATAGAATGGCTTTTAGTAAAATCTCATCAGTTATCAacgtttttagtttttttttaacttctcTTTGAGCAATCTTAACCTTCTTTTGCTCTTTAAAACTGATTTCTTTCATCATGGACATGATTTTTGGGAACTTCTCTCTCAGGTCAACACAAGTGGAAACCGGTGAAATGTCTACCACTAAAAGTGCTGATATCTTCTCTGGCTGaaaattatatagtttattgtattgAGTCTTATGTTCTAAAAATCTGCAGGGAATCGAAAAATACACCATTCTATATTgattaatatctatatattgaCTACGtctaaataatctaatttatcaaaatttcaATAGATAAGCTCACGTTGAGTGCTCTTTATGAGTGGTGGGGAATAGGAAAAACTATAACAGTAACTTATTTTCGCTCAATAccttttgataattttatatagtgtTAAAAATTACCTTTTTATTTGTGCTCTTTCAAGTAAAAAGCCCTTTTAAGGAACGGAGTCGtgccaacaaaaaaaaattataaatgtcatTGGCCCATTTCAACCGTAAGGAAAAtggatatttaaaatgaaactaaCACCCGTGAAAGTCGCGACGATAACGGAAAAGCGGTGTCTAATTATGACTGGAGTTCAATCTGTCGACGTTGATGTCTAATTCAGTAACGGTTTTATTTAAGACAAGAAGCTATATCTCACCAATCCTATTTAAAAGATACCTCCGAAATAAACTGATAAAACTCCAGACCAACTTTGACATAAAAATCCGAAGATTTCGTGCAcccaaattacaaaaaatacagtaAGCTCTTCTCAACATTCAATCAAATATTACACAAGATTCTATCATCTACTTACCAATTTataattggcaagtaggtgatcaacctgtgcctgacacacaccatCGACACTTTGGGTCTATCGCatgttggtttcctcacgatgttttccttctctGTATCAGCTTGTGATGCGATATTAGACAGTCCATTGGCCCAGAGCCGAGAATCAAACGTCCCCAAGGatgagtcgcacgttgaaaccATTACCAACACTCCTCTGAGAAACAACTATACATACTTTCTAATACTaagtaatgatttatttaagatataaaCGTCTCATTTAATACAATTCAACCTATATTAATTAGACAGGTAAATATAAGCCTAACTAACCGCCATCAAAGAAACACACATAGAAGCCCTCCCACCCATACCGTGTCCCACAACACTAGCTTTTTCAATTGCCAGTTTGGAAAACAACTTTAGGATATCCGCCGCCATATCTTCGTACTTGTGGGAGTTCACATGAGGGCTATCACCGTGATTTCTCAAATCGACAGCCACCACAATCCGTTGAGTCATATTCATCATAGTTTTTCCAAAGCTTTCCCAATGCTTTTTCGTTCCTAAGAGACCgtgaaatagaaatattggTGGAATATCAGGATCTACGCTGCTCTCCCCGAATATTTTATACGACAAATTTGCGACTGTTCTTACGGCGTGTGTGTTGTCTAGAATAATATGTGATCTACGTAAAATTGACGCAAGTGccattaatttactttatatttatttaatttgttttggcCTTAACCATTTAGCCATTTTAACCACAGCTGATAACGAAACGTCAATGTCAATAAATGAaagatgtaataataataataaattgtagacATTTGATAGattatagtaatttttttcctgACTTACATAGACGTTTTATAAGTTAACCatagaatataattaatattaaatatattgtgtatACTTTATAAggttaagtatatatatgaaCGTTTACGATATACGTTtctgtataaataaagttgCAGGTGAATATTCGATGTGAAAGCGAGGGTTCTTGTAAGAAAGacttgaatataataatatgattgaCTTGCAGGAAAATAGTTATAGCAATGTAGGTAGCTTAATCTTGGACGAAAAAGCTTAATTAGaatcttcttttatttttaaaaatattagattaagttGCTATGAATCAATTCTacaaattctataaaatttataaagccAATCCAGCGTGTCTCGTCTGCCacttgataataattttaacaggTAACTCTATATTCTATGATATAGCACTTGGTaaacaaacatataatatatgaatatttcaaTGCAAATGGGTCACAAAATAGGTCACAATAGATGTTATTTTGTTCTACAATTGTTAACGATGTATTGTGGAcgcattaaatatttatgtccGTGTAATTATAATTCACTGCTATCGTAGgacaatgtaaataaaacgagcattaatttatactaagacttttttaaatagcggACTGACAcagaatataattatatttgttatataaggAAGGATTTTTGATGAACCCTGTGATGGTTTTTTCGAGGTATTAGAAGCAAGTACAACACTTAGTAAAAGACACCCGATGTTCCTCATAGTTCATCCTTCAAGATACTcgtataacaaaaaatcagtaaacattatttatatttgttatcatttattagattttgttACGCTAATATTGTGAGAATGTTCGTGTGTCGCTTGTGAATgcaaatttttattgaataatgtaattatgTGAACATCTCGTATGCTTACAAAGGTTGTAATTATAATCGTTTGTGTACGTAAGAAACCCttagtaatataaaaacacttattaatattaattagcaTATGAatcaatgaaaaataaattaataactttttggtaaaaatacacatacatctttgtaatttatatataagtacgtttaataaagaaaagtaaagaaatacgatacttaccatttttataaacaataattattataaattataaatatttatactgtgacaaaacataattattttctgtcAATGTAACTTTTTATAAGCGACTCTACACAAAGTTCGGTACTTTTACATAATGacaataaagaatatatttagatCATTAGACATTCCAAAAtagacatacatatttatttattaattgtaatttaaaattcgtcCCTCATTCGATTTTAATTTCCGAAAGCAATACATCGTATTTGTTACAACATAATACTTACCAAAGACAAAGGATTTCTCATGTGAAGAATGTTTCTTGCTTACGCTTTATTGGTTTAGCCCACATACTAAAGTTTTGTAACTAGAAAATCTTACAtggcatattattataaacattataaactaaaaaaataatatgatatatatatatatattttattattacttcgtCTCTAGAAGTTTTATGAATTTTAGAAGTTGAAAGATCTTTTTCAAATTTAGTACAGCCAtgtcaaaatttataatttttggatCTACATTTTACTAAAAACGCCTACACttatctttagtttttatcagGCTCTATAATATGTATCCTAAAATGTATGATTGAAAACCAAAGGTTTATTaatcacaaatattttttagaattattaGATATTAGAAGAACATTTGggatatgtaacaaataacaaaaaacgaTACTAACGATTATACAAAAGAATATTCAAAGCATCGGATATGCTGCCAGAGTTTTCTTATcttatattacaaaatcactttctaaataaagtttattttgctAAAATCGCTGAATCGCTTTTGTGTGTTTggctttaaatgtttattaagatttaattgaaatatgcgtttttgccaatatttttgtttcttgcTTGTATGTAAATTGTATTTCTATGTTCTAATGTAATTGATGTTCTAGTAAAATTTGTAACGTCATATTTTCTTACGcatgtaaattttttagaacataaataaataaaccaaatTAAACATGTTTAAGAAATGGGTCCTTGAATCGTTTCAGAACTCTTGTAAGTAATTAGATCCTTATATCATCCTGTATATGGACTTTAACACAAGGACGAACTACTTATATAATTATCGAGTTTAATGACTTTTACAGGTGTTGCCTCTTGTTTGTATTCGGAATCAAGTCGTCTGTCTGTGCAAACGTGAAAGCAGTGCTCAGTGTTAAGTTTGAAGGTGCATAGCTGGTAATGTAGCTTATTtatctatgtatgtatgtctATGTACAAAACtattactaatataaaaagtaaatgatcCTGGCTATGAGGGtaaaggtatattttttataagattttttggAATAATGTTTTCGTGCATTTATCATGTGAGAATTTCGTGTGATATGAAtacgtattaaataatactcaTGGAAGTATATGAGCTTGAGTTTTATATGTCAAGATAGTAAACAATACCAAGGCAGTTTTTCTTTGGTAGTGGTATTTGTCGTATGAAAACACGTGATGTGATATTGTTGTCAATCAAACGTTATGtcgcttttttttaatatttcttgaaatataatttattatttaagcaCTATAGTTTCTTTCGTTAGAAATTatcttttttgtaaataatatttaacataaacaatttatcAGACATTTGCCAGAAGtctctatttttgtataaattaatattttcattcatCTTACAATATACGGGACATATTTGTTAATGTATTAAAGTAGtattaatatagtaaatattttctttaatgtttaattttttttaatcttattagTGCGGTTCAATACTCaggaatacaaaataattcgTAATTTACCAAGATCTAGAATAACGTATTAACCAAGAAAGACGATTAATGGAACAAACACAGAAAAATATCTACATCTCGCTTGGTCACGTAACTTCGTTTATCTTTGGtcgtttaaacaaaaaattaattaaaaattttgttacattGTGCGCCACCCGTAAATACTTGATATGGAAATTGATCCAGATTAAAAGAACGTTAATTAATATCACAACAGTAATGTACCTATTACTGTTgtgatattaatacaaaatttttaatgaattttttgtttaaactgCCAAAGATAAACGAAGTTGTTGTTGCCGTATTGTTTGATTTCTACCAAAACCTTTTCCATTGGGTCTGAGTTCACTTTGTCATTTGTCTAGAGAGACGATGGCATTTTGTATGTAAGCCCTGATTTCTGGCAAATGCCTACTACCTATGCGGGCGCATAACTAAATAAACCCGTTTGGGTTCTTCAAAATTGTTCGAATCATAAACATAACAAGAAGCATATATATCTATAGGTTGTTAAACAGTACAtaacacaataataaacattctatattttattattaaacataacattaaGAAGAagattaaattgaatttgtttttaatattttcgttaAAGCGAGTATTGATATAGGTACTTGTAATGTGATTCAAAGGGTTTGAGAATGTAAAATACGATTTCGTACCATTTAACCATAATGTAGTTATAGTCTATCTGTAGACAAAGGCCAACCATAAAGTTGAtcgtaaaaaaattcttaagcCCAGGTGTTAAACAAAGTTTGCAAGAACTTGCGAAATCAAACATACAATGTATTTGTGGCCAATAACTCACCTAAAAGTGaagaatttgtaatattgttaaactaatataattaataatattattaataataatattaaactaataatattgtaaaacatcCAAGAGGAAAGCAAATGCTCATGCCAATAATACAGTATTGGCAAGAGTTGTGATTGAAAGGTaacctttattattttagaataattttcataattacagcacaaaaccaaaataaataatttcgagACATAAATTTGAAACGGCTTTATGTCCTTTCTCAGGAGCTGATTTGCCAGTATTCATCGCCTTAATACtcttatttgtaaaaacatGATTTGAAAGTTAAATATTGTGGAGGATACAAGCT contains these protein-coding regions:
- the LOC125053580 gene encoding protein ABHD11-like, coding for MSYLTKIITILPYKHSFYNYVHSRTAVDLVYKVHGNENYNNAPVIVIHGLLGMKKNWESVSKKINENTSKTVITVDVRNHGESPHTSSHTYHELASDISQLISKLSLKTSHIIGHSMGGRTGMVLALTEPSKIESLIVVDISPVSTAGILNDFFPKLIKAMRSTNFEGADHVSKARSIARDHLASTGVVKPESSGFILMNIGPVKGGSYGWICNLDTLIKHFTDIATFPSNLNGKQYSGKTLFIGGDKSNYIPPEDLNGIKKYFPKAELEYVKGVGHNVHAEDPSTFLKIVTKFLT
- the LOC125053581 gene encoding protein ABHD11-like, translated to MALASILRRSHIILDNTHAVRTVANLSYKIFGESSVDPDIPPIFLFHGLLGTKKHWESFGKTMMNMTQRIVVAVDLRNHGDSPHVNSHKYEDMAADILKLFSKLAIEKASVVGHGMGGRASMCVSLMAPEKISALLVVDISPVSTCVDLREKFPKIMSMMKEISFKEQKKVKIAQREVKKKLKTLITDEILLKAILSNVTMKSTGFIGWSCNLDVLIKEYKHILTFPRLKDKKYYGPTLFIGGQLSDYLPPDDLTAIRDMFPRAVITYIPHTGHSLYADDPKSFLEVAIAFLKTHD